The following are from one region of the Cyanobium gracile PCC 6307 genome:
- a CDS encoding ATP phosphoribosyltransferase regulatory subunit, with amino-acid sequence MALQPAAGARDLNPGQVDSNRRLCDLLATVYRLWGYQEVAPPTIERLDTLEAGGAIAERELVRLAADEPLGLRPELTAPIARAASTRMLGRPRPLRLWASGTTFRSFIGDGGGQRISEQLQSGVELLGEPSPAADAELLHLLLAAMATLGLSPEHRPTLLVGHHGLLSALLSQVPAEQRSAARHALTDFDPLALGALCLSDSQRQRLMGLIGLRGEPVRVLYQLEQWLGPVPLLESLAATLASVQEPARALGVRVQLDPTFQPHFDLYDGLVFKLVCQGADAPVAIASGGRYDGLVGRFCSDSAQAAGTGFGFDVEAIRDLLESASTAPAAVEVPGPWLVACATAAGLGAALRRMAELHGGGEAAELCTRPCADQAAAEQLAEQRGCRGALWLAA; translated from the coding sequence ATGGCCCTCCAACCCGCCGCCGGCGCCCGGGACCTCAACCCGGGTCAGGTGGACAGCAACCGGCGACTCTGCGACCTGCTGGCCACGGTGTACCGCCTCTGGGGGTACCAGGAGGTGGCGCCGCCCACCATCGAGCGACTCGACACCCTCGAGGCCGGCGGCGCGATCGCCGAGCGGGAGCTCGTGCGGCTGGCGGCCGATGAACCCCTCGGCCTGCGGCCGGAACTCACCGCCCCGATCGCCCGGGCGGCCAGCACCCGCATGCTGGGGCGTCCCCGCCCCCTGCGGCTCTGGGCCAGCGGCACCACCTTCCGCAGCTTCATCGGCGACGGCGGTGGCCAGCGGATCAGCGAACAGCTGCAGAGCGGCGTGGAACTGCTCGGCGAGCCCTCCCCCGCCGCCGACGCGGAGCTGCTGCATCTGCTGCTGGCCGCCATGGCCACCCTGGGGCTGTCGCCCGAGCACCGGCCGACCCTGCTGGTGGGCCACCACGGCCTGCTCAGCGCCCTGCTGAGCCAGGTGCCGGCGGAGCAGCGCTCGGCCGCACGCCATGCCCTCACCGACTTCGATCCCCTCGCCCTTGGCGCCCTTTGCCTGAGCGACAGCCAGCGCCAGCGGCTGATGGGCCTGATCGGCCTGCGGGGCGAGCCGGTCCGGGTGCTCTACCAGCTGGAGCAGTGGCTCGGACCGGTGCCGCTGCTGGAGTCCCTCGCCGCCACCCTGGCCAGCGTCCAGGAGCCGGCCAGGGCGCTGGGGGTGCGGGTGCAGCTGGATCCCACCTTCCAGCCCCACTTCGATCTCTACGACGGGCTGGTGTTCAAGCTCGTCTGCCAGGGCGCCGATGCCCCAGTGGCGATCGCCAGCGGCGGCCGCTACGACGGCCTGGTGGGCCGCTTCTGCAGCGACTCCGCCCAGGCGGCCGGCACCGGCTTCGGCTTCGACGTGGAGGCGATCCGCGATCTGCTCGAATCGGCATCGACCGCCCCGGCCGCCGTGGAGGTGCCGGGTCCCTGGCTGGTGGCCTGCGCCACCGCCGCCGGGCTCGGGGCGGCCCTGCGCCGCATGGCAGAACTGCACGGCGGCGGCGAGGCGGCCGAACTCTGCACGCGGCCCTGCGCCGACCAGGCGGCGGCGGAGCAACTGGCGGAGCAACGGGGCTGCCGCGGTGCCCTGTGGCTGGCTGCCTAG
- a CDS encoding carbohydrate ABC transporter permease: MRLLVLLWSLGPLLWQLRTSLLRPEALVAPLLEGNPWTLANYRLVLSGDPPFWRYLGNSTLVALATTLLTLLLAVPCAYGLQQQRGLLRWGVGLALAAAAMFPTVLLFLALLEIARSFGLANDLLALSLPYAGLSLPLAVLLLRAAFADLPIELEDAARLEGLGLGQRLRHVLLPLLGPALASTGILVFLASWNEYAIALTWISRNDLLTLPIAIARIGGGSVFTIPYGAFAAATVLGSLPLLLLVLLAQRPIVAGLTRGAVKG, encoded by the coding sequence ATGAGACTGCTGGTGCTGCTCTGGAGCCTGGGGCCGCTGCTCTGGCAGCTGCGCACCTCCCTGCTGCGGCCGGAGGCGCTGGTGGCCCCGCTGCTGGAGGGCAACCCCTGGACCCTGGCCAACTACCGGCTGGTGCTCTCCGGCGACCCGCCCTTCTGGCGCTACCTGGGCAACAGCACCCTGGTGGCCCTGGCCACCACCCTGCTCACCCTGCTGCTGGCGGTGCCCTGCGCCTACGGGCTGCAGCAGCAGCGCGGCCTGCTGCGCTGGGGGGTCGGCCTGGCTCTGGCGGCGGCGGCGATGTTCCCCACCGTGCTGCTGTTCCTGGCGCTGCTGGAGATCGCCCGAAGCTTCGGACTGGCCAATGATCTGCTCGCCCTCAGCCTGCCCTACGCGGGCCTGTCGCTGCCGCTGGCCGTGCTGCTGCTGCGCGCCGCCTTCGCCGACCTCCCCATCGAGCTGGAGGACGCGGCCCGGCTGGAGGGCCTCGGCCTCGGCCAGCGGCTGCGGCACGTGCTGCTGCCCCTGCTGGGGCCCGCCCTGGCCAGCACGGGGATTCTGGTGTTCCTGGCCAGCTGGAACGAGTACGCCATCGCCCTCACCTGGATCAGCCGCAACGACCTGCTCACCCTGCCGATCGCCATCGCCCGGATCGGCGGCGGCTCGGTGTTCACCATCCCCTACGGCGCCTTCGCCGCCGCCACCGTGCTGGGCAGCCTGCCCCTGCTGCTGCTGGTGCTGCTGGCCCAGCGGCCGATCGTCGCGGGTCTTACACGCGGGGCGGTCAAGGGATGA
- the rpmB gene encoding 50S ribosomal protein L28: MSRVCQLTGKRANNGMAVSHSHVRTKKLQQVNLQERRLWWAEGNRFVKLRVSTRALKTIQKKGLGAYAKELGVNLAKI; this comes from the coding sequence ATGTCCCGGGTCTGTCAGCTCACCGGCAAGCGCGCCAACAACGGCATGGCCGTCAGCCACTCCCATGTGCGCACCAAGAAGCTGCAGCAGGTGAATCTGCAGGAGCGGCGCCTGTGGTGGGCCGAGGGCAACCGCTTCGTGAAGCTGCGCGTGTCCACCCGGGCCCTCAAGACGATCCAGAAGAAGGGTCTCGGTGCCTATGCCAAAGAGCTGGGCGTCAATCTGGCCAAGATCTGA
- the psaK gene encoding photosystem I reaction center subunit PsaK, with translation MIAPLLAMAPASISWSPKVALVMIVCNVIAIAIGKATIQQQNVGLKLPSDNFFGGFSHGAMLGTTSLGHILGMGAILGLASRGVL, from the coding sequence ATGATCGCTCCTCTCCTGGCCATGGCTCCCGCTTCGATCAGCTGGTCCCCGAAGGTGGCCCTGGTCATGATCGTCTGCAACGTCATCGCCATCGCCATCGGCAAGGCCACCATCCAGCAGCAGAACGTCGGCCTCAAGCTGCCCAGCGACAATTTCTTCGGCGGCTTCAGCCACGGCGCCATGCTCGGCACCACCAGCCTGGGTCACATCCTGGGCATGGGCGCGATCCTGGGCCTGGCCTCCCGCGGCGTCCTCTGA
- a CDS encoding DUF2499 domain-containing protein, with product MHALSLPTWWIHITSVLEWMLAILAVQAFGSRRREGGWRWLALAMVPALVSAMAACTWHLFDNSEALRGLVVLQAGLTALGNGAMALAAWNLLRQQRLSAEDEPS from the coding sequence ATGCACGCGCTGTCGCTGCCCACCTGGTGGATCCACATCACCTCGGTGCTGGAGTGGATGCTGGCGATCCTGGCCGTGCAGGCCTTCGGCAGCCGGCGGCGGGAGGGGGGCTGGCGCTGGCTGGCCCTGGCGATGGTGCCGGCGCTGGTGAGCGCCATGGCCGCCTGCACCTGGCATCTGTTCGACAACAGCGAGGCCCTCAGGGGCCTGGTGGTGCTGCAGGCCGGCCTCACCGCCCTGGGTAACGGGGCGATGGCCCTGGCCGCCTGGAACCTGCTGCGCCAGCAGCGCCTCTCTGCAGAGGACGAACCCTCGTGA
- a CDS encoding DUF3593 domain-containing protein gives MTLPLAAWFQGLGAIDPGPFFVLSLLPYLAFLWWARQVRAFPRLALRGFQLTLLFVAVTIVAALVAQQVYGRQLADVDPLHGGAEAFLTLSNLVVLLGFRLLPSVPSAAGSVGPQVNKS, from the coding sequence GTGACCCTGCCCCTGGCCGCCTGGTTCCAGGGCCTCGGCGCCATCGATCCGGGGCCATTCTTCGTGCTCTCCCTGCTCCCCTACCTGGCCTTCCTGTGGTGGGCCCGCCAGGTGCGGGCCTTTCCGCGGCTGGCGCTGCGGGGATTCCAGCTGACGCTGCTGTTCGTGGCGGTCACGATCGTCGCCGCGCTAGTGGCCCAGCAGGTCTACGGGCGGCAACTGGCCGACGTCGATCCCCTGCACGGCGGTGCCGAGGCCTTCCTGACCCTCAGCAACCTGGTTGTGCTGCTGGGGTTCCGGCTGCTGCCGTCAGTCCCCTCTGCGGCGGGCTCAGTCGGACCCCAGGTGAACAAGTCTTAA
- a CDS encoding peroxiredoxin, with protein sequence MDRRTFLGGSLLAALSLLLHPSRARAMGGTLPEIGQPAPDFDLDGVAPSADGNVVTTHRSQADFRGRWLALYFYPKDFTSGCTLEARGFQRDLEAFHARNAEVVGVSADDPDAHLSFCSSEGLAYPLLSDPGGAVSRRFGSWLPPFSARHTFLIDPDGVLRASWVAVRPSGHSQEVLAELARLQGETAG encoded by the coding sequence GTGGACCGTCGGACGTTTCTGGGAGGTTCCCTGCTGGCCGCCCTCAGCCTGCTGCTGCACCCTTCCCGGGCCCGGGCCATGGGCGGCACGCTTCCCGAGATCGGCCAGCCTGCCCCCGACTTCGACCTTGACGGCGTCGCTCCGTCAGCGGACGGCAACGTCGTCACGACCCACCGCAGCCAGGCCGACTTCCGTGGCCGTTGGCTTGCCCTGTACTTCTATCCCAAGGACTTCACCAGCGGCTGCACCCTTGAAGCCCGGGGATTCCAGAGGGACCTGGAGGCCTTCCACGCCCGCAACGCCGAGGTGGTGGGTGTGAGCGCCGATGACCCGGACGCCCACCTATCCTTCTGTAGCAGCGAGGGTCTGGCCTATCCTCTGCTGTCGGATCCGGGCGGTGCCGTCAGCCGTCGCTTTGGCTCCTGGCTGCCGCCGTTCTCGGCGCGCCACACCTTTCTGATCGACCCGGACGGGGTGCTGCGCGCCAGCTGGGTGGCGGTGCGACCGTCCGGCCACAGCCAGGAGGTGCTCGCCGAACTCGCCCGCCTGCAGGGGGAGACGGCGGGCTGA
- the htpG gene encoding molecular chaperone HtpG, translated as MTVLEQGQIQIHTENIFPIIKKAVYSGHEVFLRELVSNGVDAISKRRMAAMAGDCSEGDEGTISIRIDREAKTLTISDNGIGMTADEVKRYINQVAFSSAEDFLEKYKSESDAIIGHFGLGFYSSFMVASRVELVSLSARPESEAVRWSCDGSPNFSLEGAERSEPGTDVILHLMEEELEYIEPSRIRTLITTYCDFLPVAVQLDGETVNKREAPWRKSPRELSDDDYIALYRYLYPFQGDPLLWVHLNTDYPYNLQGILYFPRITGRADWEKGEIRLYCNQVFVSDSIKEVVPRYLLPLRGVIDSPDIPLNVSRSALQTDRRVRSIGNFVAKKVGDRLKELHRDEPARYADIWDSLAPFIKIGAMEDDKFADQVADLILFGTTAAAADPPAEGEAEVSPDPVATDDRTYTTLAGYRGRLPADNATRILYCTDEAGQAGALALWKGQGAEVLLADTLIDSQFIPWLEARHGDLRFQRVDAELDASLHEPESALADADGVDCGEKLRGLFKTALANDKITIQVQSLKGEGSPAALILLPEQMRRLNDMGALMEQRLPGLPEHHVLLVNRRHPLVEGLLKLSSGAVITGGGSSPSLQLAEDLSRHVYEMARLAVGGLEPNQLAGFQQRSADLMGQLMQRGL; from the coding sequence ATGACGGTGCTGGAACAGGGCCAGATTCAGATCCACACCGAGAACATCTTCCCGATCATCAAGAAGGCCGTCTATTCCGGCCATGAGGTCTTCCTGCGGGAGCTGGTGAGCAACGGCGTCGATGCCATCAGCAAGCGGCGCATGGCCGCCATGGCCGGCGACTGCAGCGAAGGGGATGAGGGAACGATCTCCATCCGCATCGACCGGGAGGCGAAGACCCTCACCATCAGCGACAACGGCATCGGCATGACCGCCGATGAGGTGAAGCGCTACATCAACCAGGTGGCCTTCTCCAGCGCCGAAGACTTCCTCGAGAAGTACAAGAGCGAAAGCGACGCCATCATCGGCCACTTCGGCCTGGGGTTCTATTCCAGCTTCATGGTGGCCTCCCGGGTCGAGCTGGTCAGCCTCAGTGCCAGGCCGGAGTCCGAGGCGGTGCGCTGGAGCTGCGACGGCTCGCCCAACTTCAGCCTCGAGGGGGCCGAACGGTCCGAGCCCGGCACCGACGTGATCCTGCATCTGATGGAGGAGGAGCTGGAGTACATCGAACCCTCCAGGATCCGCACCCTGATCACCACCTACTGCGACTTCCTGCCGGTGGCGGTGCAGTTGGACGGCGAAACCGTCAACAAGCGGGAGGCCCCCTGGCGCAAGAGCCCCCGGGAGCTCAGCGACGACGACTACATCGCCCTCTACCGCTATCTCTACCCCTTCCAGGGGGATCCCCTGCTCTGGGTGCACCTCAACACCGACTACCCCTACAACCTGCAGGGCATTCTTTACTTCCCCAGGATCACCGGCCGGGCCGACTGGGAGAAGGGTGAGATCCGGCTCTACTGCAACCAGGTGTTCGTCAGCGATTCGATCAAGGAGGTGGTACCCCGCTACCTGCTGCCCCTGCGCGGCGTGATCGACTCGCCCGACATTCCCCTCAACGTCAGCCGCAGCGCCCTGCAGACCGACCGCCGGGTGCGCTCGATCGGCAACTTCGTGGCCAAGAAGGTGGGCGACCGGCTCAAGGAACTGCACCGCGACGAACCGGCCCGTTACGCCGACATCTGGGATTCCCTGGCCCCCTTCATCAAGATCGGCGCCATGGAGGATGACAAGTTCGCCGACCAGGTGGCCGACCTGATCCTGTTCGGCACCACCGCCGCCGCCGCCGATCCGCCGGCGGAAGGGGAGGCGGAGGTCTCCCCCGACCCCGTCGCCACTGACGACCGCACCTACACCACCCTGGCCGGCTATCGCGGCCGTCTGCCGGCCGACAACGCCACCCGCATCCTCTACTGCACCGATGAGGCCGGCCAGGCCGGGGCCCTGGCCCTCTGGAAGGGGCAGGGGGCCGAGGTGCTGCTGGCCGACACCCTGATCGATTCCCAGTTCATCCCCTGGCTCGAGGCCCGCCACGGCGACCTGCGCTTCCAGCGGGTGGACGCCGAACTGGACGCCAGCCTGCATGAGCCGGAGAGCGCGCTGGCAGACGCCGACGGCGTGGACTGCGGCGAGAAGCTGCGGGGTCTGTTCAAGACCGCCCTCGCCAACGACAAGATCACCATCCAGGTGCAGTCGCTCAAGGGGGAGGGCTCCCCGGCCGCCCTGATCCTGCTGCCGGAGCAGATGCGCCGCCTCAACGACATGGGGGCGCTGATGGAGCAGCGGCTGCCGGGCCTGCCCGAGCACCACGTGCTGCTGGTCAACCGCCGCCATCCCCTGGTGGAGGGCCTGCTGAAGCTGTCCTCCGGTGCCGTGATCACCGGGGGGGGCAGCTCCCCCAGCCTCCAGCTGGCCGAGGATCTGAGCCGCCACGTCTACGAGATGGCGCGCCTGGCGGTGGGGGGCCTGGAGCCCAACCAGCTGGCCGGCTTCCAGCAGCGCAGTGCCGATCTGATGGGACAACTGATGCAGCGCGGCCTCTGA
- a CDS encoding carbohydrate ABC transporter permease, translated as MKPRAASLLLMAPALLLLAAVFVYPLLRYGWLSFQASSVLTGLVPVPNGGANWGRLLDDARFWTDAGQTLRFAICSVALELAGGLGLALLLHRPLRGRGTLRALTLLPWALPTTVMALGWRWILNDPHGPLNAAIRSLGGSSYGFLSTPATTWFFVVLADVWKTLPFVALLLLAGLQTIPEDLEEALRLEGADRLQILRRLTLPLLVPYLTLALLFRLAQALGVFDLIQVLSGGGPAGSTESLALYAYLNAMRFLDFGYAATVMLATFLLLLVLLGGGWWLWRRGGLQAGRERAA; from the coding sequence ATGAAACCCCGTGCGGCCAGCCTGCTGCTGATGGCGCCGGCCCTGCTGCTGCTGGCGGCGGTGTTCGTCTACCCCCTGCTGCGCTACGGCTGGCTGAGCTTCCAGGCCAGTTCGGTGCTCACCGGGCTGGTGCCGGTGCCGAACGGGGGCGCCAACTGGGGGCGGCTGCTCGATGACGCCCGCTTCTGGACGGATGCGGGCCAGACGCTGCGCTTCGCCATCTGCTCGGTGGCGCTGGAACTGGCCGGCGGCCTGGGGCTGGCCCTGCTGCTGCATCGCCCCCTGCGGGGGCGGGGGACCCTCCGGGCCCTGACCCTGCTGCCCTGGGCCCTGCCCACCACCGTGATGGCCCTGGGCTGGCGCTGGATCCTTAACGATCCCCACGGCCCCCTCAACGCCGCCATCCGCTCCCTGGGCGGCAGCAGCTACGGATTCCTCTCCACCCCGGCCACCACCTGGTTCTTCGTGGTGCTGGCGGACGTCTGGAAGACCCTGCCGTTCGTGGCCCTGCTGCTGCTGGCGGGACTCCAGACCATTCCGGAGGATCTGGAGGAGGCCCTGCGGCTGGAGGGCGCCGACCGTCTGCAGATCCTGCGCCGCCTGACCCTGCCGCTGCTGGTGCCCTACCTCACCCTGGCCCTGCTGTTCCGGCTGGCCCAGGCCCTGGGGGTGTTCGACCTGATCCAGGTGCTCAGCGGCGGGGGGCCGGCCGGCAGCACCGAAAGCCTGGCCCTCTACGCCTACCTCAACGCCATGCGCTTCCTCGACTTCGGCTATGCCGCCACGGTGATGCTGGCCACCTTCCTGCTGCTGCTGGTGCTGCTCGGCGGCGGCTGGTGGCTCTGGCGGCGGGGCGGCCTCCAGGCCGGCCGGGAGCGGGCCGCATGA
- a CDS encoding ABC transporter ATP-binding protein yields MNAAAAGLELRQLCREVGGRRLLDRLDLAVAPGECLALLGPSGCGKSTTLRVVAGLDPASAGQVFLDGLDLGALSPGERQVAMVFQSYALYPHLSVEGNLELGLKVRGVPAAERQRRLGAVLELLQLDELRQRRPAQLSGGQRQRVALARALLRQPRIMLLDEPMSNLDAQLREELRPELRRLVCGREQPVIYVTHDQQEAVGMADRLALLDGGRLQQVGSPRELYADPANRFVASFLGRPAINLLAITPGRQLGLRPEHLHLDEEGPVAARLLRREWWGHQQLLWFDSRWGPVRVLSDPEAPVPAEPRLVWQRQHELWFDPLSGARLHGLGPVW; encoded by the coding sequence ATGAACGCCGCCGCCGCCGGTCTGGAGCTGCGCCAGCTGTGCCGGGAGGTGGGGGGGCGCCGACTGCTGGACCGGCTCGACCTGGCCGTCGCCCCCGGCGAATGCCTCGCCCTGCTCGGCCCGAGCGGCTGCGGCAAGTCCACCACCCTGCGGGTGGTGGCGGGGCTGGATCCCGCCAGTGCGGGCCAGGTGTTCCTGGACGGGTTGGACCTGGGCGCCCTCAGCCCGGGCGAACGCCAGGTGGCGATGGTGTTCCAGAGCTACGCCCTCTACCCCCACCTGAGCGTGGAGGGCAATCTGGAACTGGGGCTCAAGGTGCGCGGGGTGCCCGCCGCCGAACGCCAGCGGCGCCTCGGGGCCGTCCTCGAGCTGCTCCAGCTCGACGAGCTGCGCCAGCGCCGCCCTGCCCAGCTCTCCGGCGGCCAGCGCCAGCGGGTGGCCCTGGCCCGGGCCCTGCTGCGCCAGCCGCGGATCATGCTGCTGGATGAGCCGATGAGCAACCTCGACGCCCAGCTGCGGGAGGAGCTGCGACCGGAACTGCGCCGGCTGGTGTGCGGCCGGGAGCAGCCGGTGATCTACGTCACCCACGACCAGCAGGAGGCGGTGGGCATGGCCGACCGCCTCGCCCTGCTCGACGGGGGCCGGCTGCAGCAGGTGGGCAGCCCGCGGGAGCTCTACGCCGATCCGGCCAACCGCTTCGTGGCCAGCTTCCTGGGGCGTCCGGCGATCAACCTGCTGGCGATCACGCCCGGTCGTCAGCTGGGCCTGCGGCCCGAGCATCTGCACCTGGACGAGGAGGGGCCCGTGGCAGCCCGGCTGCTGCGGCGCGAATGGTGGGGCCATCAGCAGCTTCTCTGGTTTGACAGCCGCTGGGGCCCGGTGCGGGTGCTCAGCGACCCCGAGGCGCCGGTTCCCGCGGAGCCGCGCCTGGTCTGGCAGCGGCAGCACGAACTCTGGTTCGATCCCCTCAGCGGCGCCCGGCTCCATGGCCTGGGGCCTGTTTGGTAA
- a CDS encoding extracellular solute-binding protein — translation MAARPPFSSLRRWRSLPRLLTLAFLALLSSAALLVLLPGSGQSTSGLSSTPTAAAEPVPVRVLMPAPLADAVAAPVAQFNASTPGVVLEVIRGPLDTETISDLATGSLLLGEAPFDLLLVDVSWLARYVAAGWFEPLERWFGPELLAAMEPGARLGNGLDGHLWRMPLTGDTGLLYWRTDLMERPPRDTDELVAISRDLQRRGKVRWGYLWQGRQYEGLSCVMVEVLHGFGARWWNSSSARTELDSPEAVAAARWLAALLRDGVSPPAVASYAENDTLQSFAAGEAAFLRNWPYAWREIEKGGGPVKGKVGVTPMVGAPGEQGGGTLGTWGLSLIKGSPHPEEAVAAIRWLTGPIVQRQLAIEQGYAPTWSALYMDPDLQRQAPLLAVQRQALQHPQLRPPTPAYAQLSDLLARQVNGMLTGQGGPGPTMATAQRQSLQVLRSLAGPAGDTAGGRPAVDR, via the coding sequence ATGGCCGCCCGCCCCCCCTTCTCCAGCCTGCGGCGGTGGCGGTCGCTCCCCAGGCTGCTGACCTTGGCCTTCCTGGCCCTGCTGTCGTCGGCGGCCCTGCTGGTGCTCCTGCCTGGATCCGGCCAGTCGACCTCCGGGCTCTCGAGCACCCCGACGGCGGCCGCCGAACCCGTGCCGGTGCGGGTGCTGATGCCCGCCCCCCTGGCCGACGCGGTGGCCGCCCCGGTGGCCCAGTTCAACGCCAGCACGCCCGGGGTGGTGCTGGAGGTGATCCGGGGGCCCCTCGACACCGAGACCATCTCCGATCTGGCCACCGGCAGCCTGCTGCTGGGGGAGGCCCCCTTCGACCTGCTGCTGGTGGATGTCAGCTGGCTGGCCCGCTATGTGGCTGCCGGCTGGTTCGAGCCCCTGGAGCGCTGGTTCGGGCCGGAGCTGCTGGCGGCGATGGAGCCCGGCGCCCGCCTGGGCAATGGCCTGGACGGCCACCTCTGGCGCATGCCCCTCACGGGTGACACCGGCCTGCTCTACTGGCGCACCGACCTGATGGAGCGCCCACCGCGCGACACCGACGAGCTGGTGGCGATCTCCCGGGACCTGCAGCGCCGCGGCAAAGTGCGCTGGGGCTACCTCTGGCAGGGGCGCCAGTACGAGGGGCTGAGCTGTGTGATGGTGGAGGTGCTCCACGGCTTCGGAGCCCGCTGGTGGAATAGCTCCAGCGCACGCACGGAGCTGGACAGTCCGGAGGCCGTGGCGGCGGCGAGGTGGCTCGCGGCACTGCTGCGGGACGGGGTGAGCCCGCCGGCGGTGGCCAGCTATGCCGAGAACGACACCCTGCAGTCCTTTGCTGCCGGGGAGGCCGCCTTTCTGCGCAACTGGCCCTACGCCTGGCGGGAGATCGAGAAGGGCGGGGGCCCGGTGAAGGGCAAGGTGGGCGTCACGCCGATGGTGGGGGCCCCGGGTGAACAGGGGGGCGGCACCCTGGGCACCTGGGGCCTCTCGCTGATCAAGGGCAGCCCCCATCCGGAGGAGGCGGTGGCGGCGATCCGCTGGCTCACCGGCCCGATCGTGCAGCGCCAGCTCGCCATCGAGCAGGGCTATGCGCCCACCTGGAGCGCGCTCTACATGGACCCGGACCTGCAGCGCCAGGCCCCGCTGCTGGCGGTGCAGCGCCAGGCCCTGCAGCATCCCCAGCTGCGGCCGCCCACGCCGGCCTATGCCCAGCTCAGCGATCTGCTGGCGCGCCAGGTGAACGGCATGCTCACCGGCCAGGGGGGCCCCGGCCCGACCATGGCCACCGCCCAGCGCCAGAGCCTGCAGGTGCTGCGCTCGCTGGCGGGACCCGCCGGCGACACTGCAGGGGGCCGACCTGCCGTGGACCGATGA
- the csaB gene encoding polysaccharide pyruvyl transferase CsaB, with the protein MRALICGYYGEHNLGDDALLEVLLDQLPAGCRPLVTAHDQILVQERFGVETTDRRHLKGVLAALGRCDALVLGGGSLLQDATSFRSLLYYGALMLAARTRGKPVLLWGQGLGPLRRRRSRLLVRGLLPLATAISWRDPASAAQARAWGVGTRVGSDPVWGLPARAWRGRGGPIVVCFRPVRQLDAAAWRPYLEALEGLAVAADRPVHWLPFHQDQDRGLLADLTLQGLVGPALAARSRELAAATPQEAMEAFAQAGLVLAMRLHGLILAALAGSPCAALSYDPKVAAAAAGIGCPCHDLEAPPPPGLQEDWAAVLDQPPDPAGIAALKRQSQVHRAVLDILKG; encoded by the coding sequence ATGCGTGCTCTGATCTGCGGCTATTACGGCGAGCACAACCTCGGTGACGATGCCCTGCTGGAGGTGCTGCTGGACCAGCTGCCGGCGGGTTGCCGGCCCCTGGTCACGGCCCATGACCAGATCCTGGTGCAGGAGCGCTTCGGTGTGGAGACCACCGACCGTCGCCACCTGAAGGGGGTCCTGGCCGCCCTGGGCCGCTGTGACGCCCTGGTGCTCGGCGGCGGCAGCCTGCTCCAGGACGCCACCAGCTTCCGCAGCCTCTTGTACTACGGCGCCCTGATGCTGGCGGCCCGCACCCGGGGCAAGCCCGTCCTGCTCTGGGGCCAGGGCCTGGGACCGCTGCGCCGCCGCCGCAGCCGGCTGCTGGTGCGTGGGCTGCTGCCCCTGGCCACGGCGATCAGCTGGCGGGACCCGGCCTCCGCAGCCCAGGCGAGGGCCTGGGGCGTGGGGACCCGTGTCGGCAGCGATCCGGTCTGGGGGCTGCCCGCCCGGGCCTGGCGCGGCAGGGGCGGGCCGATCGTGGTCTGCTTCCGGCCGGTCCGGCAGCTCGATGCCGCGGCCTGGCGGCCCTATCTGGAGGCCCTTGAGGGGCTGGCGGTGGCTGCCGACCGCCCGGTGCACTGGCTGCCCTTCCACCAGGACCAGGACCGGGGTCTGCTGGCCGACCTAACCCTGCAGGGTCTGGTGGGCCCGGCCCTGGCCGCCCGCAGCCGCGAGCTGGCGGCCGCGACGCCGCAGGAGGCCATGGAGGCGTTCGCCCAGGCTGGTCTGGTGCTGGCCATGCGGCTGCATGGGCTGATCCTGGCGGCCCTGGCGGGCAGCCCCTGCGCCGCCCTCAGCTACGACCCCAAGGTGGCCGCCGCGGCGGCCGGCATCGGCTGCCCCTGCCACGACCTGGAGGCCCCGCCGCCCCCAGGCCTTCAGGAGGACTGGGCCGCCGTGCTCGACCAGCCACCGGATCCGGCCGGCATCGCCGCCCTGAAGCGCCAGAGCCAGGTGCACCGGGCGGTGCTGGACATCCTGAAGGGCTGA
- a CDS encoding indolepyruvate ferredoxin oxidoreductase subunit alpha encodes MAHSIVTNVCEGVADCVDACPVACIHPGAGANSKGTAFYWIDFDTCIDCGICLQVCPVAGAILPEERPDLQKPGG; translated from the coding sequence ATGGCCCATTCGATCGTCACCAACGTCTGTGAGGGCGTGGCCGACTGCGTCGACGCCTGCCCAGTGGCCTGCATCCACCCCGGAGCGGGGGCAAACAGCAAGGGCACGGCGTTCTACTGGATCGATTTCGACACCTGCATCGACTGCGGCATCTGCCTGCAGGTGTGTCCGGTGGCGGGGGCGATCCTGCCCGAGGAGCGTCCCGACCTGCAGAAGCCGGGCGGCTGA